The proteins below are encoded in one region of Deltaproteobacteria bacterium:
- a CDS encoding CoA-binding protein, whose protein sequence is MQCEIPDCNPPSEEIREILLRCRSIAVMGLSPKEKRDSHRVAKYLLSQGYDIIPVNPGQKEILGRPCYRSLRDIPFRVDMADLFLNPSRVPPVVEEAIEAGISVIWMQIGIVHNEAARKARDSGLTVVMNKCTMQEHRKLLLTGTPPAPFPKA, encoded by the coding sequence AATACCTGACTGCAATCCTCCTTCAGAGGAGATCCGCGAAATTTTACTCCGGTGTCGTTCCATCGCCGTGATGGGGCTCTCCCCCAAGGAGAAAAGGGACAGCCATCGGGTCGCCAAGTACCTTCTCTCCCAGGGTTACGATATCATTCCGGTCAACCCCGGGCAGAAGGAAATCCTGGGAAGACCCTGTTACAGGTCTTTGAGGGATATCCCTTTCAGGGTGGACATGGCCGACCTCTTCCTGAACCCATCCAGGGTCCCGCCCGTGGTGGAGGAGGCAATCGAAGCGGGAATATCCGTGATCTGGATGCAGATCGGGATCGTCCACAACGAGGCCGCCCGTAAGGCCCGGGATTCAGGGCTCACGGTGGTCATGAATAAGTGCACCATGCAGGAACACCGGAAGTTGCTGCTTACAGGTACTCCTCCTGCGCCATTTCCGAAAGCTTGA